GGTTGCCGCGCAAAGCGGGATCATGAGTGATCTGCCGGCCGGTCAGGTTTTTTCCGGTACGCCCGGCATGCCCCACAGGGAATGGCTCAAGGCCTCCGCCGCCGTGAAAAACCTGCCGTCCATGCGCAAGACCGTCAGCAGTCTGCAGAAACGCATTGAAGAACTGGAAAAACTGGTAAGGGAAAGGTAACCGCATGACCCTCGAAATTCTCGATATCATGAAATTGCTGCCGCATCGGTACCCATTTCTGCTCGTCGACCGTATTGTGGATCTGGAGCCGGGGAAGCGGGCCGTTGGCATTAAAAACGTCACCATCAACGAACCGTTTTTCCAGGGACATTACCCGGGGCATCCCATCATGCCAGGGGTGCTGATCATCGAGGCCATGGCCCAGGTCGGTGGAGCTGTCGCCGCCCTGACCGCCGGCGACAAGGCCGATCAGGTGCCTTATTTCACCGGCATCGACAAGGCCCGTTTCCGGCGGCCGGTGGGGCCTGGCGATGTGCTGCACCTGCAACTGGAAATGATCAGCAACCGGCGCGGCCTGCATGTCTTTGATGGCAAAGCCATGGTTGACGGCAACCTGGTGGCGCAGGCGGAATTAAAAGCAGTCTTTGCACCCCGTTCGCAGGATTGATCTCATGATTCATAAAACGGCAATCGTTGAAGACGGCGCGCGCATCCACGACAGCGTGGAAATAGGACCCTATGCGGTTATCGGTTCCCATGTAAGCATCGACGCCGGCACCCGCATCGGAGCCCATGCCGTTGTCGAAGGCTGGACCCGGATCGGCAAGGACAACCGCATCTTCCAGTTCGCTAGCATCGGCGCCGAGCCGCAGGATCTAAAATTTCACGGGGAGCAGTCCACCCTGCGCATCGGAGATCGCAACACCATCCGGGAATTCGTCACCATGCATCGCGGCACCCAGGACGGCGGTGGTGAGACGGTGGTCGGCAGCGACAACCTTTTCATGGCCTACGCCCACGTCGCCCACGACTGCGCCATCGGCAACCGGGTCATTCTCGCCAATGGCGCCACCCTTGGCGGTCATGTCAAGGTGGACGACTGGGCGATCCTTGGTGGACTGTCAGCGGTACACCAGTTTACCCGTGTCGGGTGTCATGCCATGATCAGCGGCGGCAGCATGGTGGCGCAGGATATTGCCCCCTATATCATCGCCCAGGGAGATCGCGCCAAAGCGGCCGGAATCAATCTGGTCGGACTGAAACGCCGCAATTTTTCCGATGCTCTGGTACGTGACATCAAACAAGCCTACAAACTGATGTTTCGCAGCAACCTGCGGCAGGAAGAAGCGCTTTCGCGCATCACCGCCGAAATTTCCGATGCGCCCGAGATCCGCGCATTTGTCGACTTCATCCGGGCCAGTGAAAGGGGCGTGGCACGGTGAGCGCTCTGAGGGCCGCGGTCATAGGGGTTGGCTACCTCGGGAGATTTCATGCCCAGAAGTACGCGGCACTGACCGATGTCGAGCTGGTCGGTGTGGCCGACGTGAACCGGGAAGCCGCCGAGCGCGTCGCCGCCGAAGTCGGCTGTGCCGCTTATGCGGATTATCGTGAACTTCTCGACAGGATCGACGTCGTTTCCATCGTGGTGCCGACCCGTCTGCATTTTGCCGTGGCCAGGGAGTTTCTGGCCGCTGGGCGGCACGTCCTGGTGGAAAAGCCGATTACCGAGACGGTGGACGAGGCGGATGAACTGATTGCCGTGGCGCGGCAGCAAGGCGTCTTGCTGCAGGTTGGACACCTTGAGCGTTTCAATCCGGCGATTGTGGCGTTGAACGGCGAGTTGCACAAACCCATGTTCATCGAATCCCACCGACTGACGCCGTTTCGAGGGCGAGGGACCGATGTCAATGTGGTGCTGGATCTGATGATCCACGATATCGATATCATCCTGAACATGGTGCAATCGGAACTGGTTGCGGTTCACGCCTCCGGTGTCCCGGTGCTGTCCCATGAAGTCGACATTGCCAATGCCAGGCTCGAGTTTGCCAGCGGCTGCGTTGCCAACGTGACCGCCAGTCGCGTCAGTCGCGATGCAATGCGCAAGGTACGGGTATTTCAGTCCGACGGATATTTCTCGATCGACTACCAGAAACGGCGCATCGCCGTGTGCCGCAAGGGCGGTGATGGCATGGCGCTGCCAGGGCTGCCGGGTATTACCATGAAGGAAAAGGGATTTGCGGAAAGCGATGCGCTGCGGGACGAGATTGCGGCCTTCGTCGCAGCCGTCAGGACGGGGACATCGCCGGTTGTCGCTGGCGAAGATGGCCGTCGCGCGCTTGCCGTGGCCTTGCAGATCAGCAGCTGTCTGGGGGGTATCCTGCCGGGCTGAGAGGCGGCTGTCCGACAGATTGCGCGCAAGGCGAGGCCCCTTTGCCAGTCCTCGCCTTTTATTATTGGCACTGCAGGCACCTTTAACACAAAGGATACTTACATATATGTCCATTCCCATGGTTGACCTTAAAGGGCAATACGAAAGTCTCAAGGAGGAAATTAGCCGGGGGTTGTCCGAGGTTCTCGAGTCCACCCGCTTTGTGCTCGGCCCGCAGGGTGAAGCTCTGGAACGGGAAATCGCCGATTACTGCGGCGTGCGGCACGCGTTTGGTGTCGCCTCCGGAACCGATGCCCTGCATCTGGCATTGCGCGCTGCCGGCATCGGCGCGGGCGATGAGGTCATCACCACGGCGTTTACCTTCATTGCGACC
This portion of the Syntrophotalea acetylenica genome encodes:
- the fabZ gene encoding 3-hydroxyacyl-ACP dehydratase FabZ, which codes for MTLEILDIMKLLPHRYPFLLVDRIVDLEPGKRAVGIKNVTINEPFFQGHYPGHPIMPGVLIIEAMAQVGGAVAALTAGDKADQVPYFTGIDKARFRRPVGPGDVLHLQLEMISNRRGLHVFDGKAMVDGNLVAQAELKAVFAPRSQD
- the lpxA gene encoding acyl-ACP--UDP-N-acetylglucosamine O-acyltransferase — its product is MIHKTAIVEDGARIHDSVEIGPYAVIGSHVSIDAGTRIGAHAVVEGWTRIGKDNRIFQFASIGAEPQDLKFHGEQSTLRIGDRNTIREFVTMHRGTQDGGGETVVGSDNLFMAYAHVAHDCAIGNRVILANGATLGGHVKVDDWAILGGLSAVHQFTRVGCHAMISGGSMVAQDIAPYIIAQGDRAKAAGINLVGLKRRNFSDALVRDIKQAYKLMFRSNLRQEEALSRITAEISDAPEIRAFVDFIRASERGVAR
- a CDS encoding Gfo/Idh/MocA family protein — protein: MSALRAAVIGVGYLGRFHAQKYAALTDVELVGVADVNREAAERVAAEVGCAAYADYRELLDRIDVVSIVVPTRLHFAVAREFLAAGRHVLVEKPITETVDEADELIAVARQQGVLLQVGHLERFNPAIVALNGELHKPMFIESHRLTPFRGRGTDVNVVLDLMIHDIDIILNMVQSELVAVHASGVPVLSHEVDIANARLEFASGCVANVTASRVSRDAMRKVRVFQSDGYFSIDYQKRRIAVCRKGGDGMALPGLPGITMKEKGFAESDALRDEIAAFVAAVRTGTSPVVAGEDGRRALAVALQISSCLGGILPG